From the genome of Triticum aestivum cultivar Chinese Spring chromosome 3B, IWGSC CS RefSeq v2.1, whole genome shotgun sequence, one region includes:
- the LOC123070377 gene encoding V-type proton ATPase subunit B 2, whose product MVVANGNVDMEEGTLEIGMEYRTVSGVAGPLVILDKVKGPKYQEIVNIRLGDGTTRRGQVLEVDGEKAVVQVFEGTSGIDNKYTTVQFTGEVLKTPVSLDMLGRIFNGSGKPIDNGPPILPEAYLDISGSSINPSERTYPEEMIQTGISTIDVMNSIARGQKIPLFSAAGLPHNEIAAQICRQAGLVKRKEKTDNILENAEEDNFAIVFAAMGVNMETAQFFKRDFEENGSMERVTLFLNLANDPTIERIITPRIALTTAEYLAYECGKHVLVILTDMSSYADALREVSAAREEVPGRRGYPGYMYTDLATIYERAGRIEGRKGSITQIPILTMPNDDITHPTPDLTGYITEGQIYIDRQLHNRQIYPPINVLPSLSRLMKSAIGEGMTRRDHSDVSNQLYANYAIGKDVQAMKAVVGEEALSSEDLLYLEFLDKFERKFVAQGAYDTRNIFQSLDLAWTLLRIFPRELLHRIPAKTLDQFYSRDASH is encoded by the exons ATGGTGGTTGCAAATGGCAATGTCGACATGGAGGAAGGAACCCTTGAGATCGGGATGG AGTACAGGACAGTTTCTGGAGTTGCTGGTCCTCTTGTGATTCTTGATAAAGTGAAG GGGCCTAAATACCAAGAAATCGTCAACATACGATTGGGAGATGGCACAACTAGGCGTGGTCAGGTGCTTGAAGTTGATGGAGAGAAAGCTGTGGTTCAG GTTTTTGAGGGAACTTCCGGTATTGACAACAAATATACAACTGTGCAATTCACTGGTGAG GTTCTAAAAACTCCAGTGTCACTGGATATGCTTGGACGCATTTTCAATGGTTCTGGGAAACCTATAGATAATGGCCCACCAATTTTACCAGAGGCATACCTGGATATTTCTG GAAGTTCTATCAATCCCAGCGAACGGACATACCCTGAAGAAATGATTCAGACTGGCATATCTACAATTGATGTCATGAATTCTATCGCTCGTGGTCAGAAGATCCCTCTGTTCTCCGCTGCAGGTCTGCCACACAATGAAATTGCTGCTCAGATTTGCCGTCAGGCTGGGCTAGTAAAGCGTAAAGAGAAGACTGATAATATCTTGGAG AATGCCGAGGAGGACAATTTTGCTATTGTGTTTGCAGCTATGGGAGTAAACATGGAAACAGCACAATTTTTCAAGCGTGATTTCGAGGAGAATGGTTCAATGGAGAGAGTTACCTTATTTCTTAATCTG GCAAATGATCCTACCATCGAGCGTATTATTACTCCAAGAATTGCTCTCACCACAGCGGAATACTTGGCATATGAGTGTGGGAAGCATGTTCTTGTCATCCTGACTGACATGAGTTCATATGCAGATGCACTTCGTGAA GTCTCTGCTGCTCGAGAGGAAGTACCTGGAAGGCGTGGTTATCCTGGTTATATGTATACTGACTTGGCGACAATCTATGAGCGTGCTGGTCGTATAGAAGGAAGAAAAGGATCGATTACGCAGATACCTATTTTAACCATGCCTAATGATG ATATTACCCATCCAACTCCTGACCTTACTGGTTACATCACCGAGGGGCAGATCTACATTGACAGGCAGCTACATAATCGGCAG ATATATCCACCAATTAATGTCCTTCCCTCACTTTCGCGGCTCATGAAG AGTGCTATTGGCGAAGGCATGACTCGCCGGGATCATTCTGATGTCTCAAACCAG CTATATGCCAATTACGCCATAGGCAAAGACGTGCAGGCGATGAAGGCAGTGGTCGGAGAGGAAGCACTGTCATCAGAGGACTTG CTCTACCTTGAGTTCCTTGACAAGTTTGAGCGGAAGTTTGTGGCTCAGGGGGCATATGACACGCGGAACATCTTCCAGTCGCTTGACCTTGCCTGGACCCTACTCCGCATCTTCCCCCGTGAGCTGCTCCACCGTATACCGGCGAAAACCCTTGATCAGTTCTACAGTCGTGATGCCTCTCACTAA